One Megalopta genalis isolate 19385.01 chromosome 11, iyMegGena1_principal, whole genome shotgun sequence genomic region harbors:
- the Grip163 gene encoding gamma-tubulin complex component 6 isoform X2: MNLDDNSDVYGLITQLSRHILQTYRQPFHKNQRFTYDHDNKMIKCLRSRAFEILLQNVDYEDLEQVDPILEIQKHVFVMKLRLRRLCEASTLRRLLEELEEHTCLRAPVHSVLQLLVQLKTFNIVHEPFTNIFYYGKANPAVPEIMYASNNISSFQIYPMECFMLSDKFEITLEPERLQIMRIIPTTVMNELHFLHGTIKSKGTIDTGISDASDFISTHTFDMEIVPYGGEKEFKYIFSGGKGLVVNNSCFSFSRSEAVTTENESLSNTRKSSDRNLVDELEYAIDYWDHNWKHTDITDTSLFNRRTWERFGDIQCEKELTFITDLSTASIHLAKIKQMNSLSLLSEKLINSVVLEEEIPIRNFVDDVKSMLLGIESNTFYYAHRTGFILRENVNVYGVSSELLGKACQEAINWGNCFRFLSHFITPKLQSGKSLQEGLIFKAVCANIKELLLHYQVALVRIFNDETNSGRLLRMFQRVRPVASLITKVAKLCEPYKESQYTLREGNSIIARIYNEAVQVTNTKAALVIYSLLKACCDVYFRFLQKWMFEGVCDDIYGEFMIKTRPQYLRNRDHKFWTKSFSLRNEAIPGFLNVLTESILQCGKTVRLLRICSAKNPVCRVCLTEQPEVKVCLSITALYEQSLRYRNYEEKGKCALGPILSLSTVIQSKKQLEKEMAEFVARAQRDTLTRIKGEREAALKRMAQMKRDFLTNLKEQCLVIETQKKNKNRKQKKENVNESYDTEILFGLGTQENSQRIERTNILNYYENLALDIDRRYIRSQWRAKRMAFYDKRVDLLTSTKHNSQNQSRIIKNTEDNKEEEEIEENKEYEEEKAESISISSPLTELSIPFEDENKNYSRTSCQTIVRTTFVDITMNNNNGENNICDILNNRSRKVEESKNNNHTTGPIAIVTTDTNRLYTDSNTTVPYNIASTLVTVERPNILNVVKINNAPDGSFVNKDSAWSLEGNMTPNNNEIDIQKFRIPSNSSDSSRNVVEDGTDTPNERNDLETPMSCTTDNFPSSAQSPTSETDRSDRSPIEISTTDMLSSNSRTFTKSPTIMKKDATFSDVFALQQDEPTTTTTTTTTNGALSKTIPLTVADIELIDHTSLQAYLEKSIRIPLEVQSRLVNNAVIKYFVEENNLLLHLHSLRSYFFLLNGEFAKSLTDSLYTRLYEISLPVELFNSATLTNLLERALVNSFNSVYVNSELLSLSAINAPMQLHMSDPAALDCLLLNYKIAWPLNIILDEAVMQQYGKIFKFLITSGRVSWVLQEDFNIMKRERKTFASPQYHKLQLYRHSMTQFMNALHNYLTCSVLYASWTEFEKDLENSLTLDQIYLSHVNYIKRILSRCMLNARGEKVRVCLNNIFKVILKFHNRLRSQTWIMKSTVYVHPNFKRLEQLYQAFCELRAYMAHVAFKLATSGYQPHLTHFLNALNLNHLYDLTVKSCRGSSAEPSEL; this comes from the exons ATGAATCTCGACGATAATAGTGATGTTTACGGTCTTATAACCCAATTGAGTAGACACATATTGCAAACATATCGACAGCCTTTTCATAAAAACCAACGATTTACTTACGATCATgataataaaatgattaaatgtCTTCGAAGCAGAgcttttgaaatattattacaaaatgttG ATTACGAAGATCTTGAACAGGTAGATCCGATACTTGAAATACAAAAGCATGTCTTTGTAATGAAGTTGAGATTAAGGCGTTTGTGCGAAGCTTCCACATTACGAAGACTGTTGGAGGAACTTGAAGAGCATACTTGCTTGAGAGCACCGGTTCATTCTGTTCTACAGTTATTAGTTCAATTAAAAACTTTTAATATTGTTCATGAGCCATTCACG aatatattttattacggCAAAGCTAATCCTGCTGTACCTGAAATCATGTACGCTTCCAATAATATATCATCTTTCCAAATATATCCTATGGAATGTTTTATGTTATCGGataaatttgaaataacattAGAACCTGAAAGGCTACAGATTATGCGCATTATACCAACTACTGTTATGAACGAGTTACATTTTTTACATGGAACAATAAAGTCCAAAGGCACAATCGACACAGG CATATCCGATGCGTCTGATTTTATATCGACCCATACATTCGATATGGAAATAGTG CCATACGGCGGTGAAAAGGAATTTAAATACATCTTTTCTGGTGGAAAGGGTCTTGTAGTTAACAATTCGTGTTTCTCGTTTTCCCGCTCGGAAGCAGTTACCACAGAAAACGAAAGTCTTTCAAATACCAGGAAGTCTTCTGATCGCAACCTCGTCGATGAATTAGAATATGCTATAGATTATTGGGATCACAACTGGAAACACACCGACATAACAGACACATCCCTTTTCAATCGTCGTACATGGGAACGATTTGGAGATATACAATGTGAAAAAGAATTAACGTTTATAACCGATTTATCAACAGCTTCGATACATTTAGCAAAAATCAAGCAAATGAATAGCTTATCGTTGCTTTCGGAAAAG CTAATAAATTCTGTAGTCCTCGAGGAAGAAATTCCAATACGAAACTTTGTCGACGATGTGAAATCTATGTTACTTGGAATAGAGTCGAATACCTTTTACTATGCACATAGG ACAGGATTTATTTTACGGGAGAATGTCAATGTCTATGGCGTAAGCTCAGAATTGTTAGGAAAAGCTTGCCAAGAAGCTATCAATTGGGGTAATTGTTTTCGATTCTTATCGCACTTTATTACGCCAAAGTTACAAAGTGGCAAGTCATTGCAAGAAGGTCTTATATTTAAG GCTGTGTGTGCAAATATCAAGGAACTCCTGCTTCATTATCAAGTCGCGCTTGTAAGAATTTTTAACGACGAAACAAATTCGGGCAGGTTGCTGAGAATGTTTCAGAGGGTGCGTCCAGTAGCCAGCTTAATCACTAAAGTTGCCAAACTGTGCGAACCTTACAAAGAAAGTCAATATACGCTTCGGGAAGGAAATAGCATTATTGCTAGAATTTATAATGAAGCAGTTCAAGTGACAAACACGAAAGCCGCTTTGGTAATCTATTCTTTGCTGAAAGCTTGCTGCGATGTTTATTTTcg GTTTCTGCAAAAATGGATGTTTGAAGGTGTATGCGACGATATTTATGGAGAATTTATGATTAAAACGCGACCACAATATTTACGTAACAGGGACCATAAGTTTTGGACGAAAAGTTTCAGTCTTCGAAACGAAGCTATTCCAGGTTTTCTGAACGTTTTAACGGAATCGATTCTCCAATGTGGGAAAACAGTGAGACTTTTACGAATCTGTAGTGCAAAG AATCCCGTGTGCCGTGTTTGTCTAACCGAACAACCCGAAGTGAAGGTTTGCTTGAGCATAACAGCGTTATACGAACAATCATTAAGGTACCGTAACTACGAAGAGAAAGGTAAGTGCGCTCTTGGCCCGATACTTTCACTCTCCACGGTTATACAAAGCAAAAAACAACTGGAAAAAGAAATGGCTGAGTTTGTCGCACGTGCCCAACGCGACACACTCACGAGAATCAAGG GAGAACGAGAAGCAGCGTTGAAGAGGATGGCACAAATGAAACGCGACTTTCTGACAAATTTGAAAGAGCAATGTTTGGTTATCGAAACACAGAAAAAGAACAAGAATAGAAAACAGAAGAAAGAAAATGTAAACGAATCTTACGATACAGAAATTTTATTTGGACTTGGTACACAAGAAAATTCACAACGCATCGAACG AACAAATATTCTCAATTACTATGAGAATCTGGCACTCGATATCGATAGACGTTATATACGTTCCCAATGGCGTGCGAAAAGAATGGCATTCTACGATAAGAGAGTCGATCTATTAACATCGACGAAACACAATTCGCAGAACCAGTCGAGAATTATAAAAAATACAGAAGATAATAAAGAAGAAGAGGAAatagaagaaaataaagaatacgaagaagaaaaagCTGAATCCATCTCAATATCGAGTCCTTTGACAGAGTTATCGATACCGTTCGAAgacgaaaataaaaattactcgAGAACGTCTTGTCAAACAATCGTTCGTACAACGTTTGTGGACATAACGATGAATAATAACAACGGAGAGaacaatatttgtgatattttgAACAACCGAAGCAGAAAAGTAGAAGAGTCAAAAAATAACAACCACACGACGGGACCAATTGCCATTGTCACGACTGACACCAATCGGTTGTACACCGACTCGAATACGACGGTACCATACAACATCGCGTCGACCCTTGTTACAGTTGAGAGACCGAATATCTTGAACGTTGTCAAAATTAATAATGCACCGGATGGATCGTTTGTAAATAAAGACTCGGCATGGTCTTTAGAAGGTAATATGACaccaaataataatgaaatcgACATACAGAAATTTCGGATTCCATCGAATTCGAGCGATTCGTCGAGAAATGTTGTCGAAGATGGCACAGATACGCCGAACGAGAGAAACGACTTGGAAACGCCCATGTCCTGTACGACAGACAATTTTCCTTCATCGGCACAAAGTCCTACATCAGAAACAGATCGATCGGACCGATCGCCCATCGAGATCTCAACTACCGATATGTTATCCAGTAACTCTCGTACATTTACAAAATCGCCTACCATCATGAAAAAAGATGCAACGTTTTCCGATGTATTCGCATTGCAACAGGACGAAccaacaacgacgacgacaacaacaacaacaaacggCGCATTATCGAAAACAATTCCTTTGACAGTTGCCGATATCGAACTGATCGATCATACTTCTCTGCAAGCTTATCTGGAAAAATCGATTCGTATTCCTCTCGAAGTGCAAAGCCGACTCGTTAACAATGCTGTTATTAAATACTTTGTAGAGGAAAATAATTTACTATTGCACTTGCATAGCCTAAGAAGTTATTTCTTCTTGTTAAACGGAGAATTTGCTAAGAGCTTGACGGATTCACTGTACACTCGTCTGTACGAGATCTCATTACCGGTTGAATTATTTAATTCCGCTACGTTAACCAATCTCTTGGAACGAGCActtgttaattcgttcaataGCGTTTACGTAAATTCAGAACTTCTTAGTCTTTCGGCGATAAACGCGCCAATGCAGTTACAT ATGTCCGATCCAGCTGCGTTGGACTGCCTTTTGCTGAATTACAAGATAGCTTGGCCACTGAATATTATACTCGATGAAGCAGTTATGCAACAATAtggtaaaatatttaaatttttaataacaaGCGGCAGGGTATCGTGGGTGTTACAAGAAGATTTCAATATCATGAAGAGAGAACGGAAAACGTTTGCGTCACCACAATATCATAAG TTGCAGCTTTACAGACATTCGATGACGCAATTTATGAATGCACTGCATAATTATTTAACGTGCAGCGTCCTATACGCTAGTTGGACCGAATTTGAGAAAGACTTGGAAAATTCGTTGACCCTGGATCAAATATATTTGTCGCATGTAAATTACATAAAACGTATACTTTCAAG ATGTATGCTCAACGCTCGTGGTGAAAAAGTACGCGTCTGCTTAAATAACATATTTaaagttatcttaaaatttcACAATAGATTACGATCCCAAACTTGGATAATGAAATCCACGGTATACGTACATCCGAATTTTAAGAGATTGGAACAACTGTATCAAGCATTCTGTGAATTACGCGCATATATGGCACATGTCGCATTTAAATTGGCTACTAGCGGTTATCAACCACATTTAACGCATTTCTTAAATGCTCTCAACCTGAATCATTTATACGATTTAACAGTAAAATCTTGTCGCGGATCTTCGGCGGAACCTTCCGAATTATAA
- the Grip163 gene encoding gamma-tubulin complex component 6 isoform X4, giving the protein MNLDDNSDVYGLITQLSRHILQTYRQPFHKNQRFTYDHDNKMIKCLRSRAFEILLQNVDYEDLEQVDPILEIQKHVFVMKLRLRRLCEASTLRRLLEELEEHTCLRAPVHSVLQLLVQLKTFNIVHEPFTNIFYYGKANPAVPEIMYASNNISSFQIYPMECFMLSDKFEITLEPERLQIMRIIPTTVMNELHFLHGTIKSKGTIDTGISDASDFISTHTFDMEIVPYGGEKEFKYIFSGGKGLVVNNSCFSFSRSEAVTTENESLSNTRKSSDRNLVDELEYAIDYWDHNWKHTDITDTSLFNRRTWERFGDIQCEKELTFITDLSTASIHLAKIKQMNSLSLLSEKLINSVVLEEEIPIRNFVDDVKSMLLGIESNTFYYAHRTGFILRENVNVYGVSSELLGKACQEAINWGNCFRFLSHFITPKLQSGKSLQEGLIFKAVCANIKELLLHYQVALVRIFNDETNSGRLLRMFQRVRPVASLITKVAKLCEPYKESQYTLREGNSIIARIYNEAVQVTNTKAALVIYSLLKACCDVYFRFLQKWMFEGVCDDIYGEFMIKTRPQYLRNRDHKFWTKSFSLRNEAIPGFLNVLTESILQCGKTVRLLRICSAKNPVCRVCLTEQPEVKVCLSITALYEQSLRYRNYEEKGKCALGPILSLSTVIQSKKQLEKEMAEFVARAQRDTLTRIKGEREAALKRMAQMKRDFLTNLKEQCLVIETQKKNKNRKQKKENVNESYDTEILFGLGTQENSQRIERTNILNYYENLALDIDRRYIRSQWRAKRMAFYDKRVDLLTSTKHNSQNQSRIIKNTEDNKEEEEIEENKEYEEEKAESISISSPLTELSIPFEDENKNYSRTSCQTIVRTTFVDITMNNNNGENNICDILNNRSRKVEESKNNNHTTGPIAIVTTDTNRLYTDSNTTVPYNIASTLVTVERPNILNVVKINNAPDGSFVNKDSAWSLEGNMTPNNNEIDIQKFRIPSNSSDSSRNVVEDGTDTPNERNDLETPMSCTTDNFPSSAQSPTSETDRSDRSPIEISTTDMLSSNSRTFTKSPTIMKKDATFSDVFALQQDEPTTTTTTTTTNGALSKTIPLTVADIELIDHTSLQAYLEKSIRIPLEVQSRLVNNAVIKYFVEENNLLLHLHSLRSYFFLLNGEFAKSLTDSLYTRLYEISLPVELFNSATLTNLLERALVNSFNSVYVNSELLSLSAINAPMQLHMSDPAALDCLLLNYKIAWPLNIILDEAVMQQYGKIFKFLITSGRVSWVLQEDFNIMKRERKTFASPQYHKVTVMLTDHYPFTYHIRIFAALQTFDDAIYECTA; this is encoded by the exons ATGAATCTCGACGATAATAGTGATGTTTACGGTCTTATAACCCAATTGAGTAGACACATATTGCAAACATATCGACAGCCTTTTCATAAAAACCAACGATTTACTTACGATCATgataataaaatgattaaatgtCTTCGAAGCAGAgcttttgaaatattattacaaaatgttG ATTACGAAGATCTTGAACAGGTAGATCCGATACTTGAAATACAAAAGCATGTCTTTGTAATGAAGTTGAGATTAAGGCGTTTGTGCGAAGCTTCCACATTACGAAGACTGTTGGAGGAACTTGAAGAGCATACTTGCTTGAGAGCACCGGTTCATTCTGTTCTACAGTTATTAGTTCAATTAAAAACTTTTAATATTGTTCATGAGCCATTCACG aatatattttattacggCAAAGCTAATCCTGCTGTACCTGAAATCATGTACGCTTCCAATAATATATCATCTTTCCAAATATATCCTATGGAATGTTTTATGTTATCGGataaatttgaaataacattAGAACCTGAAAGGCTACAGATTATGCGCATTATACCAACTACTGTTATGAACGAGTTACATTTTTTACATGGAACAATAAAGTCCAAAGGCACAATCGACACAGG CATATCCGATGCGTCTGATTTTATATCGACCCATACATTCGATATGGAAATAGTG CCATACGGCGGTGAAAAGGAATTTAAATACATCTTTTCTGGTGGAAAGGGTCTTGTAGTTAACAATTCGTGTTTCTCGTTTTCCCGCTCGGAAGCAGTTACCACAGAAAACGAAAGTCTTTCAAATACCAGGAAGTCTTCTGATCGCAACCTCGTCGATGAATTAGAATATGCTATAGATTATTGGGATCACAACTGGAAACACACCGACATAACAGACACATCCCTTTTCAATCGTCGTACATGGGAACGATTTGGAGATATACAATGTGAAAAAGAATTAACGTTTATAACCGATTTATCAACAGCTTCGATACATTTAGCAAAAATCAAGCAAATGAATAGCTTATCGTTGCTTTCGGAAAAG CTAATAAATTCTGTAGTCCTCGAGGAAGAAATTCCAATACGAAACTTTGTCGACGATGTGAAATCTATGTTACTTGGAATAGAGTCGAATACCTTTTACTATGCACATAGG ACAGGATTTATTTTACGGGAGAATGTCAATGTCTATGGCGTAAGCTCAGAATTGTTAGGAAAAGCTTGCCAAGAAGCTATCAATTGGGGTAATTGTTTTCGATTCTTATCGCACTTTATTACGCCAAAGTTACAAAGTGGCAAGTCATTGCAAGAAGGTCTTATATTTAAG GCTGTGTGTGCAAATATCAAGGAACTCCTGCTTCATTATCAAGTCGCGCTTGTAAGAATTTTTAACGACGAAACAAATTCGGGCAGGTTGCTGAGAATGTTTCAGAGGGTGCGTCCAGTAGCCAGCTTAATCACTAAAGTTGCCAAACTGTGCGAACCTTACAAAGAAAGTCAATATACGCTTCGGGAAGGAAATAGCATTATTGCTAGAATTTATAATGAAGCAGTTCAAGTGACAAACACGAAAGCCGCTTTGGTAATCTATTCTTTGCTGAAAGCTTGCTGCGATGTTTATTTTcg GTTTCTGCAAAAATGGATGTTTGAAGGTGTATGCGACGATATTTATGGAGAATTTATGATTAAAACGCGACCACAATATTTACGTAACAGGGACCATAAGTTTTGGACGAAAAGTTTCAGTCTTCGAAACGAAGCTATTCCAGGTTTTCTGAACGTTTTAACGGAATCGATTCTCCAATGTGGGAAAACAGTGAGACTTTTACGAATCTGTAGTGCAAAG AATCCCGTGTGCCGTGTTTGTCTAACCGAACAACCCGAAGTGAAGGTTTGCTTGAGCATAACAGCGTTATACGAACAATCATTAAGGTACCGTAACTACGAAGAGAAAGGTAAGTGCGCTCTTGGCCCGATACTTTCACTCTCCACGGTTATACAAAGCAAAAAACAACTGGAAAAAGAAATGGCTGAGTTTGTCGCACGTGCCCAACGCGACACACTCACGAGAATCAAGG GAGAACGAGAAGCAGCGTTGAAGAGGATGGCACAAATGAAACGCGACTTTCTGACAAATTTGAAAGAGCAATGTTTGGTTATCGAAACACAGAAAAAGAACAAGAATAGAAAACAGAAGAAAGAAAATGTAAACGAATCTTACGATACAGAAATTTTATTTGGACTTGGTACACAAGAAAATTCACAACGCATCGAACG AACAAATATTCTCAATTACTATGAGAATCTGGCACTCGATATCGATAGACGTTATATACGTTCCCAATGGCGTGCGAAAAGAATGGCATTCTACGATAAGAGAGTCGATCTATTAACATCGACGAAACACAATTCGCAGAACCAGTCGAGAATTATAAAAAATACAGAAGATAATAAAGAAGAAGAGGAAatagaagaaaataaagaatacgaagaagaaaaagCTGAATCCATCTCAATATCGAGTCCTTTGACAGAGTTATCGATACCGTTCGAAgacgaaaataaaaattactcgAGAACGTCTTGTCAAACAATCGTTCGTACAACGTTTGTGGACATAACGATGAATAATAACAACGGAGAGaacaatatttgtgatattttgAACAACCGAAGCAGAAAAGTAGAAGAGTCAAAAAATAACAACCACACGACGGGACCAATTGCCATTGTCACGACTGACACCAATCGGTTGTACACCGACTCGAATACGACGGTACCATACAACATCGCGTCGACCCTTGTTACAGTTGAGAGACCGAATATCTTGAACGTTGTCAAAATTAATAATGCACCGGATGGATCGTTTGTAAATAAAGACTCGGCATGGTCTTTAGAAGGTAATATGACaccaaataataatgaaatcgACATACAGAAATTTCGGATTCCATCGAATTCGAGCGATTCGTCGAGAAATGTTGTCGAAGATGGCACAGATACGCCGAACGAGAGAAACGACTTGGAAACGCCCATGTCCTGTACGACAGACAATTTTCCTTCATCGGCACAAAGTCCTACATCAGAAACAGATCGATCGGACCGATCGCCCATCGAGATCTCAACTACCGATATGTTATCCAGTAACTCTCGTACATTTACAAAATCGCCTACCATCATGAAAAAAGATGCAACGTTTTCCGATGTATTCGCATTGCAACAGGACGAAccaacaacgacgacgacaacaacaacaacaaacggCGCATTATCGAAAACAATTCCTTTGACAGTTGCCGATATCGAACTGATCGATCATACTTCTCTGCAAGCTTATCTGGAAAAATCGATTCGTATTCCTCTCGAAGTGCAAAGCCGACTCGTTAACAATGCTGTTATTAAATACTTTGTAGAGGAAAATAATTTACTATTGCACTTGCATAGCCTAAGAAGTTATTTCTTCTTGTTAAACGGAGAATTTGCTAAGAGCTTGACGGATTCACTGTACACTCGTCTGTACGAGATCTCATTACCGGTTGAATTATTTAATTCCGCTACGTTAACCAATCTCTTGGAACGAGCActtgttaattcgttcaataGCGTTTACGTAAATTCAGAACTTCTTAGTCTTTCGGCGATAAACGCGCCAATGCAGTTACAT ATGTCCGATCCAGCTGCGTTGGACTGCCTTTTGCTGAATTACAAGATAGCTTGGCCACTGAATATTATACTCGATGAAGCAGTTATGCAACAATAtggtaaaatatttaaatttttaataacaaGCGGCAGGGTATCGTGGGTGTTACAAGAAGATTTCAATATCATGAAGAGAGAACGGAAAACGTTTGCGTCACCACAATATCATAAGGTGACCGTCATGCTCACGGACCACTATCCATTTACATACCacatacgtatat TTGCAGCTTTACAGACATTCGATGACGCAATTTATGAATGCACTGCATAA